The following DNA comes from Hyalangium minutum.
CCGCGCTCCACCACATAGTCAGGCTGGAGCGTGACCTTCCCACCGCCGCCGGGCAGATCCACGGCGAGGTGCGGCACGGCGAGCCCAGTCGTGAATCCCCGGAGCTGCTGAAGAATCTCCACGCCCTTGGCAATGGGCGTGCGCAGGTGCTCGCAGCCTTCAGCAACATCCATCTGGTGGAGGTAGTACGGCCGGACGCGGATGCGCAGCAGCGCGTGAGACAGCTCCTGGATGATTCGAGCGTCCGAGTTGAGCCGGCGCATGAGCACGGCCTGGTTCTCGACGGGGACGCCATGGTCCACGAGGCGCTCACAGGCCTCGGCGGCTTCGGGAGTGACTTCCTTCGGGTGGTTGAAGTGCGTCACCACATAGACGGGGGCGTACTTCCGCAACGTGCGAGCCAGCGAGTCGGTGACACGCATGGGCAGACACACGGGCACCCGGGTCCCAATGCGGATCATCTCCACATGAGGAATTTCCTGCAGGGGCGCGAGCAGCTCCTCCAGACGGGTGTCGCTGAGCAGGAACGGGTCGCCGCCAGAGATGAGAACATCGCGCACCTCGGGGTGCTGGCGGATGTACTCGATGCCGCGGCGCATCTGCTCCTTGCTGAGCTCGGCCTCTCCGCCCTTGGTGATGCGGCGGCGGGTGCAGTGTCGGCAGTAGACGGAGCACGTATCGAGCGCGAGGAAGAGCACCCGGTCCGGGTACTTGTGGACGATGGCCTCCTCGGGCCGGGTCTTGTCCTCGCCGAGCGGGTCCGCGAGCTCGCCGGGGCGGATGCGTGCCTCGGCCCGGACGGGGATGGACTGCATCCGCACGGGGCAGAACGGGTGCTCGGGATCGATGAGCGACAGGTAGTACGGGCTGATGCCGATGCGGAACAGCGCGGCGGTCTCCTGGACACCGGCGCGCTCATCGGGAGTCAGCGGCACATACCGCTCGAGCTGCTCGAGGTTGCGGACGGCGTGGCGCTGGTGCCAGCGCCAATCGCTCCACTCGGCATCGGTGGCCTGGGGGAACAGCCGGCGCCGGCCCTCAGCACTGGCGGGAGGGCGGCCCGCGCGGGACTTGGATGGGGCCACCGCCGGAGCCGCCCCGGGCTGGGCGGACGAGTCCATCACGCGGCCTTGAGCTGGTCGCGCCACCACGCCTGCCCGGACTCCGGGAGGGTGTCGATGGGATCGTAGTACTCGTACTTGCGAGTGAGGGCCTCGGGATCGTTGGCCTCGATGCCGGTCCGGTAGTTCTTGGTCCAGTACGAGATGCCCTTCTCCCGGTCGTACTCGGCGACCTGATGGACCCAGCGCTTCCCAACGAAGGGCACGTCACAGACGATGCGCGGCGTAGCGAAGCCAGGCATGTAGCCCATGATGTCGTGCTGGAGCTTCTGGGCCTGATCAACGGACAAGCGCCAGTGCTCCGAGTTGGGGATCATGTCGCACATGTAGAAGTAGTACGGCAGGATCTTGGCGTGGTCGAGCAGCGTGAAGCACAGGTCCAGCAGCGCATGAGCGCTGTCATTCACGCCGCGCAGCAGCACGCCCTGGTTGCGCACATCGCGGAAGCCCATGTCGAGCAGCTTGCGCACGGCCTTCCCCACGAGCGGGGTGAGCTGCTGGGCATGGTTGACGTGGGTGTGAAGCGCGAGGTCCACGCCGCGCTCGATGGCCTTCTTGGCGAGCCGGTCCAGCCCCTGAAGGACGCTGTCCTGGAGGAAGTGCTGGGGGATGCCCATGAGGCCCTTGCTGGCCAGGCGGATGTCCCGGATGTTGGGGATGTCCATGAGCGAGCTGACAAACGGCTCGAGCTGCTGGATGGGCAGGTTGGCGATGTCGCCGCCGGAGACCACCACATCGCGCACCGTGGGGGTGCGGCGCAGGTAGTCGAGCATCTGCTCGTAGCGCTCCTTGGGCCCGATGGAGAACTTGTGCTTGGGAACCTGGGGCACGTCATTGCCGACCAGGTCCATGCGGGTGCAGTGGCCGCAGTACTGGGGGCAGGTGGGGAGCATCTCCGCCAGCACCTTGGTGGGGTAGCGGTGGGTGAGCCCCTCGACCTTCCACATCTCGGCCTCATGGAGGCTGTCGCGGCTGGCCTTGGGATGGTTGGGCCAGTCGGTGCGGCGGTCTGCGAACGCCGGCAGCATGTAGCGGCGCACCGGGTCGCTCCAGAGGTCCTCCAGGTTCATGGTGTTGAGCATCTGCGGAGGGAGCAGCAGCGACATGGTCGCCCGCTCCTTCTGGTCTCGCTCGATGCTCTCGGCCAGGTCGTCAGGGAGCAGAGAGCCGAGGGCCGCCTTCAGCTCGCGGAGGTTCTTGATGGTGTGCTTCCTCTGCCAGACGGAGCTCTCCCAGTCAGCGGAGGAGGCATCCTTGTAGGCAGGGATGCGCCGCCAGTCCGGCTCCAGAAACTCCCGGCGGGTCGGGTAGGAGATGGGCTGAGAGGCGGGACCGGACTCAGCCGGCCCACGAGGGGGCGTCGTTTGCATGGCGCGGTACCTTACCGTGAAGCTCCGACCTGCGAGAGCAGCCCCGCGGGGCGGAGCCCTCCATATCGAACAATCGAGGAGGGCGACACATGCCCGCTCACTCCACGGGCACGTTGATCAACTTGGCGACCTCGGACTCGGTGATGGTGATGGCCTGAGGCTTGGTCTGCTT
Coding sequences within:
- a CDS encoding KamA family radical SAM protein; the encoded protein is MDSSAQPGAAPAVAPSKSRAGRPPASAEGRRRLFPQATDAEWSDWRWHQRHAVRNLEQLERYVPLTPDERAGVQETAALFRIGISPYYLSLIDPEHPFCPVRMQSIPVRAEARIRPGELADPLGEDKTRPEEAIVHKYPDRVLFLALDTCSVYCRHCTRRRITKGGEAELSKEQMRRGIEYIRQHPEVRDVLISGGDPFLLSDTRLEELLAPLQEIPHVEMIRIGTRVPVCLPMRVTDSLARTLRKYAPVYVVTHFNHPKEVTPEAAEACERLVDHGVPVENQAVLMRRLNSDARIIQELSHALLRIRVRPYYLHQMDVAEGCEHLRTPIAKGVEILQQLRGFTTGLAVPHLAVDLPGGGGKVTLQPDYVVERGERETVFRNYKGQRYVYPEPEETDCSCPYDEVWRSRPR
- a CDS encoding KamA family radical SAM protein, which produces MQTTPPRGPAESGPASQPISYPTRREFLEPDWRRIPAYKDASSADWESSVWQRKHTIKNLRELKAALGSLLPDDLAESIERDQKERATMSLLLPPQMLNTMNLEDLWSDPVRRYMLPAFADRRTDWPNHPKASRDSLHEAEMWKVEGLTHRYPTKVLAEMLPTCPQYCGHCTRMDLVGNDVPQVPKHKFSIGPKERYEQMLDYLRRTPTVRDVVVSGGDIANLPIQQLEPFVSSLMDIPNIRDIRLASKGLMGIPQHFLQDSVLQGLDRLAKKAIERGVDLALHTHVNHAQQLTPLVGKAVRKLLDMGFRDVRNQGVLLRGVNDSAHALLDLCFTLLDHAKILPYYFYMCDMIPNSEHWRLSVDQAQKLQHDIMGYMPGFATPRIVCDVPFVGKRWVHQVAEYDREKGISYWTKNYRTGIEANDPEALTRKYEYYDPIDTLPESGQAWWRDQLKAA